One genomic segment of Paenibacillus sp. FSL H8-0332 includes these proteins:
- the rplK gene encoding 50S ribosomal protein L11 produces MAKKVIKMVKLQIPAGKANPAPPVGPALGQAGVNIMAFCKEFNARTADQAGLIIPVEITVFEDRSFTFITKTPPAAVLLRIAAKVEKGSGEPNKKKVAKLGRAAVREIAETKMPDLNAASIEAAMRMVEGTARSMGITIED; encoded by the coding sequence ATGGCTAAAAAAGTTATTAAAATGGTGAAACTGCAGATTCCTGCAGGGAAAGCGAATCCAGCGCCTCCAGTAGGTCCGGCGTTAGGTCAAGCGGGTGTCAACATCATGGCATTCTGTAAGGAATTCAACGCTCGTACTGCCGACCAGGCTGGCCTGATCATCCCGGTTGAAATTACAGTATTTGAAGACCGTTCGTTTACCTTCATCACCAAAACTCCTCCGGCTGCTGTTCTGCTTCGCATCGCTGCAAAAGTAGAAAAAGGCTCCGGTGAACCAAACAAGAAAAAAGTAGCGAAGCTGGGCCGCGCAGCGGTTCGTGAGATCGCTGAAACAAAAATGCCCGATCTGAACGCTGCATCTATCGAAGCTGCAATGCGTATGGTTGAAGGTACTGCCCGCTCTATGGGAATCACAATCGAAGACTAA
- the nusG gene encoding transcription termination/antitermination protein NusG: protein MEKRWYVVHTYSGYENKVKANLEKRVESMGMEDKIFRVLVPMEEELVNKDGKKKTVMRKVYPGYVLVEMVQTDDSWYVVRNTPGVTGFVGSTGSGSKPTALLPEEVEQILKHMGMVEPKAKIDFEIKESVRIMVGPFANFVGSVEEILAEKSKIKVHVNMFGRETPVELDFTQVEKI, encoded by the coding sequence ATGGAAAAAAGATGGTACGTTGTTCATACCTATTCCGGGTATGAGAATAAGGTCAAGGCCAATTTGGAAAAACGCGTTGAGTCCATGGGCATGGAAGACAAAATATTCCGCGTTCTTGTTCCTATGGAAGAAGAGCTGGTAAACAAGGATGGCAAGAAAAAAACTGTCATGCGCAAAGTTTACCCTGGTTACGTTTTGGTTGAAATGGTTCAGACTGATGATTCATGGTATGTTGTCCGCAATACGCCGGGCGTTACCGGATTTGTCGGTTCAACTGGTTCGGGCTCTAAGCCTACCGCTCTGCTACCCGAAGAGGTTGAACAGATTCTGAAGCATATGGGCATGGTTGAACCTAAAGCGAAGATTGATTTCGAAATTAAGGAATCCGTACGTATTATGGTCGGTCCATTTGCGAATTTTGTGGGCTCTGTGGAAGAGATTTTGGCAGAGAAAAGCAAGATCAAGGTACATGTCAACATGTTTGGACGGGAAACCCCAGTCGAGTTGGATTTCACTCAAGTGGAGAAGATATAA
- the secE gene encoding preprotein translocase subunit SecE: MKRSFKSLFSFFTESWSELKKVRWPSRKELKNYTLIVLGTIVVISLYFWVLDIGISAVIEAII; this comes from the coding sequence GTGAAACGTAGTTTCAAGTCTTTGTTTTCCTTTTTCACTGAGAGCTGGAGTGAACTCAAAAAGGTTCGCTGGCCTAGCCGTAAAGAACTGAAAAACTATACATTGATCGTTCTCGGTACAATTGTAGTTATTTCTCTTTACTTCTGGGTTCTGGACATCGGTATTTCCGCTGTGATTGAAGCGATTATTTAG
- the rpmG gene encoding 50S ribosomal protein L33, with protein MRVIITLACTSCKQRNYATTKNKRNHPDRLEMKKFCKFCNEQTPHRETR; from the coding sequence ATGCGGGTAATTATCACTTTGGCTTGTACAAGTTGCAAACAAAGAAACTATGCAACAACCAAAAACAAGCGAAATCACCCCGACCGCTTGGAGATGAAGAAATTTTGCAAGTTCTGTAACGAGCAAACTCCTCATCGCGAAACCAGATAG
- the sigH gene encoding RNA polymerase sporulation sigma factor SigH, producing the protein MSVDLKEIMLSEYDFISDEEIVEIFRGGDSGALEHLINKYRNFVRAKARSYFLIGADREDIVQEGMIGLYKAIRDFKGDKLSSFKAFAELCITRQIITAIKTATRQKHIPLNSYVSLDKPIYDEDSDRTLMDVICGTQVLDPEELIINQEEFIGLEDKMAEILSDLERKVLMLYLDGRSYQEIAEDLKRHVKSIDNALQRVKRKLERYLEVRDN; encoded by the coding sequence GTGAGTGTCGACCTCAAGGAAATAATGCTGTCCGAGTATGATTTCATAAGTGATGAAGAAATTGTCGAGATCTTCCGTGGTGGCGACAGTGGCGCATTGGAGCATTTAATTAACAAGTACCGTAATTTCGTGCGTGCCAAGGCTCGTTCCTATTTTTTGATCGGGGCAGATCGTGAAGATATTGTGCAGGAAGGCATGATTGGCTTATACAAGGCCATCCGTGACTTCAAGGGTGACAAGCTGTCATCATTCAAGGCGTTTGCCGAGCTGTGCATCACCCGTCAGATTATAACCGCCATTAAGACGGCTACCCGTCAGAAGCATATTCCGCTTAACTCTTATGTCTCGTTAGACAAGCCCATCTATGATGAGGACTCCGACCGGACACTGATGGATGTAATATGCGGAACGCAGGTGCTTGACCCGGAAGAGCTGATTATTAACCAGGAGGAGTTCATCGGACTGGAAGATAAGATGGCCGAGATTCTGAGTGATCTGGAACGCAAGGTTCTGATGCTCTATCTGGACGGACGGTCCTATCAGGAGATTGCCGAAGATTTGAAGCGGCATGTGAAGTCCATTGACAATGCTTTGCAGCGAGTGAAACGTAAATTGGAAAGATATCTGGAAGTGCGTGACAATTAA
- a CDS encoding NYN domain-containing protein, which produces MADWRDILLVDGYNMIGGWPELAALSQTGMQGARDRLLDMLADYQAFSGLRVIAVFDAYRVPGLGRSFEQGKIQVFFTKEKETADECIERLVGEFTHRRRQISVATSDFVEQHVVFAQGALRISARELRLEIEENQKQVKKVIEPGGVNGTRHSLEDKLPPETRKRLEDWRRQ; this is translated from the coding sequence ATGGCAGACTGGCGCGATATCCTGCTCGTGGACGGATACAACATGATCGGCGGCTGGCCGGAACTTGCGGCATTGTCGCAGACCGGCATGCAGGGGGCACGCGACCGGTTGCTCGATATGCTGGCCGATTATCAGGCGTTCTCCGGGCTGCGCGTCATTGCCGTATTCGATGCCTATCGTGTGCCGGGACTGGGGCGGTCGTTTGAACAAGGGAAGATCCAGGTCTTCTTCACCAAGGAGAAGGAAACGGCGGATGAATGCATCGAACGGCTGGTTGGGGAATTCACGCACCGCCGCAGACAGATTTCGGTAGCCACCAGTGATTTTGTGGAGCAGCATGTCGTTTTTGCCCAGGGCGCACTCCGGATTTCGGCCAGGGAACTGAGGCTTGAGATTGAGGAGAACCAGAAGCAGGTGAAGAAGGTTATCGAACCGGGAGGCGTGAACGGAACGCGTCACTCACTGGAGGACAAGCTGCCTCCGGAGACACGCAAACGGCTGGAGGACTGGCGGAGACAGTAG
- the rlmB gene encoding 23S rRNA (guanosine(2251)-2'-O)-methyltransferase RlmB: MEELRTEEEILAGKHSVLEALRAGRTLNKIWIAETAQKHLTAPIVAEARKAGIVIQHVDKRKLDQLAPGVQHQGVVAQAAPFAYTEVADILAIAEAKGEPPFLLLLDEIEDPHNLGSILRTADCTGVHGVIVPKRRSAQITATVSKTSAGAVEYVPVARVTNLGQTIDRLKEQGVWVVGTDVDTDQNLFGSDIFTGPVAVVIGNENKGMGRLIREKCDVLLKLPMAGKINSLNASVAAGVIMYEVLRRRQEQG, encoded by the coding sequence ATGGAAGAATTGAGAACAGAAGAGGAAATATTGGCAGGCAAGCATTCAGTGCTTGAAGCCCTTAGAGCGGGACGGACACTCAACAAAATATGGATCGCCGAGACCGCGCAAAAACACCTGACCGCACCTATCGTTGCGGAAGCGCGCAAGGCGGGCATTGTCATTCAGCATGTGGACAAGCGCAAGCTGGATCAGCTCGCACCAGGAGTCCAGCATCAGGGAGTGGTTGCGCAAGCGGCGCCTTTTGCCTATACAGAGGTTGCTGATATTCTGGCGATAGCTGAAGCGAAGGGAGAACCGCCGTTCCTGCTCCTGCTGGATGAAATCGAAGATCCGCATAACCTCGGGTCGATCCTGCGTACGGCTGACTGCACAGGAGTGCACGGGGTTATTGTGCCGAAGCGCCGTTCCGCGCAGATTACAGCCACAGTATCCAAGACCTCGGCCGGTGCAGTCGAATATGTGCCCGTCGCCCGCGTAACGAATCTTGGACAGACCATTGACCGGCTGAAGGAGCAGGGAGTCTGGGTAGTCGGTACGGATGTGGATACCGATCAGAATTTGTTCGGATCTGATATTTTTACCGGACCGGTGGCGGTGGTGATCGGCAATGAGAATAAAGGGATGGGCCGCCTGATCCGTGAGAAATGCGATGTACTGCTTAAGCTGCCGATGGCCGGAAAAATTAACTCTCTGAATGCTTCGGTGGCAGCGGGCGTAATCATGTACGAGGTACTCCGCCGCCGCCAAGAACAGGGATAA
- a CDS encoding ribonuclease III domain-containing protein: MNGLFDLNRAWFPYEPSKPAHLLPPIVLAYAGDAIYEVAVRQYLISLPNLRPQHLHRSATGLVSARAQSTILAYLDPVLTEEEKDVVRRGRNAKSGSIPKNADVLEYRHATAFECMIGYLYYTGQQARIQELVHSSIEYMMHRPK, encoded by the coding sequence ATGAACGGGCTGTTTGATCTGAACCGCGCCTGGTTCCCGTATGAACCCTCCAAGCCGGCCCATTTGCTGCCGCCTATTGTTCTTGCGTATGCAGGAGATGCTATCTACGAAGTTGCGGTCCGGCAGTATCTGATCTCGCTGCCTAATCTGCGCCCTCAGCATCTGCACCGCTCGGCCACCGGGCTGGTCTCCGCCAGAGCGCAGAGCACCATTCTTGCTTATCTGGACCCGGTGCTCACCGAGGAGGAGAAGGATGTGGTCAGACGGGGGCGCAACGCCAAATCCGGCAGCATTCCCAAAAATGCGGATGTTCTGGAATACCGCCACGCGACCGCTTTTGAATGCATGATCGGCTATTTATATTACACAGGACAGCAGGCGAGAATCCAGGAGCTTGTTCACAGCAGTATCGAATATATGATGCACCGGCCCAAGTGA
- the cysS gene encoding cysteine--tRNA ligase gives MALHIYNTMTRTKEEFVPQEPDKVKMYVCGPTVYGYMHIGNARPVIVFDMVRNYLETLGNEVRYLTNFTDVDDKMIRKAEELNITVAEVAEMFIAAYQEDLTGLGVKPATLNPRVTESMDTIVEFIKELEDKGYAYENGGDVYYRTGKFANYGKLSRQNLEELRFGIRVEVDSRKENQEDFVLWKAAKPGEVHWSSPWGEGRPGWHIECSAMVREYLGTTIDIHGGGEDLKFPHHECECAQTEALTGEPLSNYWMHNAFLNIGDEKMSKSLGNGLLVKDIRARFKQGAIRYFMLSSHYRNPLNFTEEALLSAEKSVERIALAEGNVKHRLELAAEGAEGEASPQITDRLAAIVSNFHVRMQDDFNTPDAITAVFDWVSLANLTLADHEANPADFAALLKAFAEMNAVLRLTVEAEEEVASEEIERLIAERAEARKNKNWSRSDEIRDELNALGILLEDTPQGMRWRRK, from the coding sequence ATGGCTTTGCACATATACAACACAATGACGCGCACGAAGGAAGAATTTGTACCGCAGGAGCCGGATAAGGTGAAAATGTACGTCTGCGGACCCACAGTCTACGGCTATATGCATATCGGGAATGCAAGACCGGTTATTGTTTTTGACATGGTGCGCAACTATCTGGAGACGCTTGGCAATGAGGTCCGCTATCTGACGAACTTCACCGATGTGGATGATAAAATGATCCGCAAGGCGGAAGAACTGAACATCACCGTAGCTGAGGTTGCCGAAATGTTCATTGCCGCCTATCAGGAGGACTTGACCGGACTTGGTGTGAAGCCGGCGACGTTGAATCCGCGTGTTACGGAGAGCATGGACACGATTGTCGAGTTCATTAAGGAGCTTGAGGACAAAGGCTACGCCTATGAGAACGGTGGAGATGTGTATTACCGTACCGGCAAATTTGCCAATTACGGCAAGCTGTCCCGCCAGAATCTGGAGGAGCTGCGCTTCGGTATCCGTGTCGAGGTGGATTCGCGCAAGGAGAACCAGGAGGATTTCGTACTCTGGAAGGCAGCCAAGCCGGGTGAGGTGCACTGGTCCAGTCCATGGGGAGAGGGCCGTCCCGGCTGGCATATTGAATGCTCGGCGATGGTGCGTGAATATTTGGGTACGACGATCGACATTCACGGCGGCGGAGAGGATTTGAAATTCCCGCATCATGAATGCGAATGTGCCCAGACCGAAGCGCTGACGGGTGAACCGTTGTCGAATTACTGGATGCATAATGCTTTTCTGAATATCGGCGATGAGAAAATGTCGAAATCGCTGGGGAACGGTCTCCTGGTGAAGGATATCCGTGCGCGCTTCAAGCAGGGTGCTATCCGTTACTTCATGCTATCCAGCCATTACCGCAATCCGCTGAACTTCACTGAGGAAGCACTGCTGTCTGCTGAGAAAAGCGTAGAGCGGATCGCTCTGGCCGAAGGTAATGTGAAGCATCGCCTTGAGCTGGCGGCGGAAGGGGCAGAGGGTGAAGCAAGTCCGCAGATTACGGACCGGCTGGCCGCTATTGTGAGCAATTTCCATGTCCGGATGCAGGATGATTTCAATACACCAGACGCCATTACGGCGGTATTTGACTGGGTGAGCCTGGCGAACCTTACGCTTGCTGACCATGAAGCGAATCCGGCTGACTTCGCAGCACTGCTGAAGGCTTTTGCCGAGATGAATGCTGTGCTTCGTCTTACTGTTGAGGCTGAAGAGGAAGTGGCAAGCGAAGAGATTGAACGCCTGATTGCAGAACGTGCAGAAGCGCGCAAGAATAAGAACTGGAGCCGGTCGGATGAAATCCGTGATGAGCTGAATGCACTGGGGATTCTGCTGGAAGACACTCCACAGGGAATGCGGTGGCGGCGCAAATGA
- the cysE gene encoding serine O-acetyltransferase has translation MFKHIKSDIRAVFDNDPAARSRFEVVFTYAGLHAIWAHRTAHSFYKRRWFTLARIVSQISRFMTGVEIHPGAVIGSRLFIDHGMGIVIGETCEIGDDVIIYQGVTLGGTGKEKGKRHPTVGNNVVIGSGAKVLGSFRIGDNSNIGSNAVVLREVPNNSTVVGNPGRVVKRNGERVSDRLDHTKMPDPLIDSLKFLQKEIEELRERMGTEDNQKQEQRRLESQQYIGDYEI, from the coding sequence ATGTTTAAGCATATCAAGTCGGACATTCGGGCAGTATTCGACAATGATCCCGCCGCCCGCAGCAGGTTCGAGGTAGTCTTCACCTACGCCGGGCTTCATGCCATCTGGGCACACCGGACGGCCCACTCTTTTTACAAACGCCGCTGGTTTACCTTAGCACGCATCGTCTCTCAGATCAGCAGGTTCATGACCGGAGTGGAGATTCATCCGGGCGCGGTCATCGGCAGCCGGTTGTTTATTGATCACGGAATGGGTATTGTCATTGGTGAGACCTGCGAGATTGGTGATGATGTCATCATTTATCAGGGGGTTACACTTGGGGGAACCGGCAAAGAGAAGGGCAAGCGCCACCCTACCGTCGGCAACAATGTAGTCATCGGCTCTGGTGCCAAAGTACTGGGTTCCTTCAGAATCGGCGATAATTCCAATATCGGCTCCAACGCAGTTGTGCTGCGTGAAGTGCCAAACAACAGTACGGTAGTTGGCAATCCCGGGCGTGTGGTCAAGCGTAACGGAGAACGTGTATCCGACCGACTGGATCATACCAAGATGCCTGACCCGCTGATCGATTCCCTCAAGTTCCTGCAGAAGGAGATCGAGGAGCTAAGAGAACGGATGGGTACTGAAGATAATCAGAAGCAAGAACAGCGGCGGCTCGAAAGCCAGCAATATATCGGCGATTACGAAATTTAA
- the gltX gene encoding glutamate--tRNA ligase: MADQVRVRYAPSPTGHLHIGNARTALFNYLFARNLGGKFIIRIEDTDLKRNIAEGEESQLKYLKWLGIDWDESVDVGGEYGPYRQTERLDLYRVYWQDMLDRGLAYRCYCTAEELEAEREEQTARGETPRYSGRHRNLTEEQRMAFEAEGRVASIRFLVPEDRTYTFNDIVKGSISFNTKEMGDFVIVKKDGIPTYNFAVAVDDHLMAISHVLRGEDHISNTPRQLMIYEALGWEAPLFGHMTLIVGDDHKKLSKRNESIIQFIEQYDQLGYLPEALFNFITLLGWSPEGEEEIFTKEELVSIFTADRLSKSPAVFDTNKLAHLNNHYIKHADPKRIAALAIPHLQKAGRLPEVLSEEQQSWAESLVALYQEQMTAASDIIGLSELFFRSHLELETEAAQVLAEAQVPEVLSAFLAKVEAAEDFSAPHMAVLIKEVQKETGHKGKALFMPIRVALTGQMHGRDLNATIALLGRSRVIERLKSQIKGA; encoded by the coding sequence ATGGCGGATCAAGTTCGGGTGCGTTACGCACCGAGCCCTACGGGACATTTACATATCGGAAATGCCAGAACAGCCTTGTTTAACTATCTGTTCGCCCGCAATCTGGGCGGCAAGTTCATTATCCGGATCGAAGATACCGATCTTAAGCGCAACATTGCAGAAGGTGAAGAGAGCCAGCTGAAGTATTTGAAGTGGTTGGGAATCGATTGGGATGAAAGTGTGGATGTAGGCGGGGAATACGGGCCTTACCGCCAGACTGAGCGTTTGGATCTATACCGTGTCTACTGGCAGGATATGCTGGACCGCGGCTTGGCTTACCGCTGCTATTGCACGGCGGAAGAGCTGGAGGCCGAACGTGAAGAGCAGACGGCACGGGGCGAAACCCCGCGTTATTCCGGCAGACACCGTAATTTGACCGAGGAGCAGCGCATGGCCTTTGAGGCGGAAGGACGCGTGGCCAGCATCCGGTTCCTTGTTCCGGAAGACCGCACTTATACCTTCAATGATATCGTAAAAGGGAGCATTTCGTTCAATACCAAAGAAATGGGCGACTTCGTCATCGTGAAGAAGGACGGTATTCCGACCTATAACTTCGCCGTAGCGGTAGACGACCATCTGATGGCTATCTCTCATGTGCTGCGAGGTGAAGATCATATCTCTAACACCCCGCGTCAGCTCATGATCTATGAGGCACTGGGCTGGGAAGCTCCGCTATTCGGCCATATGACACTGATTGTTGGCGATGACCATAAGAAGTTGAGCAAACGGAATGAATCGATCATTCAGTTTATCGAACAGTACGATCAGCTGGGCTACCTGCCTGAAGCTCTGTTTAACTTTATTACCCTGCTAGGCTGGTCGCCTGAGGGAGAAGAGGAGATCTTCACGAAGGAAGAGCTGGTCTCGATCTTTACGGCGGACCGACTGTCAAAGAGCCCGGCAGTATTTGATACGAACAAGCTGGCGCATCTGAACAATCACTATATCAAGCATGCCGATCCCAAGCGGATCGCGGCACTTGCCATTCCTCATTTGCAGAAGGCTGGCCGTCTGCCTGAGGTGCTGAGTGAGGAGCAGCAGAGCTGGGCGGAGAGCCTGGTTGCGCTGTACCAGGAGCAAATGACAGCTGCGTCGGATATTATTGGCCTCTCCGAGCTGTTCTTCCGCAGCCATCTGGAGCTGGAGACTGAAGCGGCACAGGTACTTGCCGAAGCCCAGGTTCCTGAAGTGCTGTCCGCATTTTTGGCCAAAGTGGAGGCTGCCGAAGATTTCAGCGCTCCGCATATGGCTGTTCTGATCAAGGAAGTGCAGAAGGAGACCGGACATAAGGGCAAAGCGCTGTTTATGCCGATTCGTGTCGCTCTTACGGGACAGATGCATGGCCGTGATTTGAATGCAACGATTGCATTGCTCGGCCGCAGCCGGGTGATCGAACGCCTGAAATCACAAATCAAAGGCGCTTAG
- the ispF gene encoding 2-C-methyl-D-erythritol 2,4-cyclodiphosphate synthase has translation MIAVGQGFDVHQLVEGRPCIIGGVTIPYEKGLLGHSDADVLLHAVTDAILGALGLGDIGRHFPDTDPAFKDADSLKLLEQVWALARERGYRLGNIDSTIIAQKPKMAPYIPQMTEIIARTLNADVSKVNVKATTTEQLGFAGRGEGIAAQSIVCLLQDVISS, from the coding sequence ATGATTGCTGTAGGACAAGGATTTGACGTACACCAGCTGGTCGAGGGAAGGCCGTGTATTATCGGCGGAGTGACGATTCCTTATGAGAAGGGGCTGCTGGGGCATTCCGATGCGGATGTGCTGCTGCATGCTGTAACCGACGCTATACTGGGAGCACTGGGCCTTGGGGATATCGGCAGACATTTTCCCGATACCGATCCGGCCTTCAAGGATGCAGACAGCTTGAAGCTGCTGGAGCAGGTATGGGCACTTGCGCGTGAGCGCGGATACCGGCTGGGGAATATCGATTCAACCATCATTGCGCAAAAACCGAAGATGGCACCTTATATTCCGCAGATGACGGAGATTATTGCCCGTACGCTGAACGCTGACGTATCGAAGGTGAATGTAAAAGCAACAACGACTGAGCAGCTTGGCTTCGCAGGGCGCGGAGAAGGAATTGCCGCCCAATCTATTGTTTGTCTGCTGCAAGATGTGATATCATCGTGA
- the ispD gene encoding 2-C-methyl-D-erythritol 4-phosphate cytidylyltransferase has protein sequence MSNSVGVVIVAAGRGTRMGTAESKQYLLLQGKPIIVHTLEVFQRHERISEIVLVTGEEDVHRCKQWVQAYKLDKVAAVITGGAQRQHSVRRGLDELNTHWVMVHDGVRPFVQDSEIEACYERAQSAGASVLAVPVKDTIKQVDSEGKVLSTPDRRSLWAIQTPQTFRLSDLLSAYEEAERDGFLGTDDSSLAERSGITVSVVEGSYKNIKITTPEDLDFAEFTVRSRGEEHR, from the coding sequence ATGTCAAACAGTGTTGGCGTCGTTATCGTAGCGGCAGGCAGAGGAACCCGGATGGGAACGGCAGAGAGCAAGCAATATTTGCTGCTGCAGGGCAAGCCGATTATCGTGCATACTCTGGAGGTATTCCAGCGGCATGAGCGGATCTCCGAGATTGTGCTTGTCACCGGGGAAGAGGATGTGCATCGCTGTAAGCAATGGGTACAAGCCTACAAGCTGGATAAAGTGGCTGCTGTCATCACCGGGGGAGCGCAGCGCCAGCATTCGGTACGCCGCGGACTGGATGAACTTAACACCCATTGGGTCATGGTTCATGACGGGGTAAGGCCGTTCGTGCAGGACAGCGAGATAGAGGCTTGTTACGAGCGTGCGCAGTCAGCCGGAGCGTCGGTGCTGGCAGTACCGGTTAAGGATACGATCAAGCAGGTCGACAGTGAAGGCAAAGTGCTGTCTACGCCGGATCGGCGAAGTCTGTGGGCGATTCAGACCCCGCAGACTTTTCGTTTGTCCGATCTGCTGTCCGCCTATGAGGAGGCAGAGCGGGACGGTTTTCTTGGTACAGATGATTCCAGTCTGGCGGAACGCAGCGGCATTACCGTGTCAGTTGTAGAAGGCAGCTACAAGAATATTAAGATCACGACGCCGGAGGACCTGGATTTCGCTGAATTCACAGTAAGAAGCAGGGGAGAGGAACACAGATGA
- a CDS encoding PIN/TRAM domain-containing protein, with protein MWKKMILMLAGLCGAWSGYSLYHAAERGFPVGIGKLEDSLPMEGSVLCAVLGAIIFLIAGTLCAEWASSKLREAVAYCSRIPMNELAASAAGLTGGLLLSLLLYPVMAWLGKAGELLQVAATLALGYMGLRIGLEKKEELASLWNTGRWARSAEPEERGNQEHKILDTSVIIDGRIADICKTGFIEGTIVIPEFVLEELQHIADSSDLLKRNRGRRGLDILNKIQKELDVKVLIYEGDFEEISEVDSKLVKLAKVLHGKVVTNDFNLNKVCELQGVSVLNINDLANAVKPVVLPGEEIIVQVIKDGKEHGQGVAYLDDGTMIVVEGGRDYIGTTMEVLVTSVLQTSAGRMIFAKPKLLEKAQ; from the coding sequence ATGTGGAAAAAGATGATTTTGATGCTTGCCGGGTTATGTGGAGCCTGGTCCGGTTATTCGCTATATCACGCGGCAGAAAGAGGCTTCCCGGTTGGGATTGGGAAACTAGAGGATAGCTTGCCTATGGAAGGAAGCGTTTTGTGTGCGGTGCTGGGTGCCATTATTTTTCTGATTGCGGGGACTTTATGCGCGGAATGGGCAAGTTCAAAACTGCGGGAGGCGGTTGCGTATTGCTCGCGTATCCCGATGAATGAGCTTGCTGCAAGCGCAGCGGGGCTTACGGGAGGTCTGCTGCTGTCTCTGCTGCTGTATCCCGTTATGGCCTGGCTGGGCAAAGCAGGGGAGCTGCTGCAGGTAGCAGCTACGCTTGCCCTGGGTTATATGGGTCTGAGGATCGGACTGGAGAAGAAGGAGGAGCTCGCTTCGCTCTGGAATACCGGACGCTGGGCGCGTTCTGCGGAACCGGAGGAACGCGGAAATCAGGAGCATAAGATCCTCGATACCAGCGTGATTATTGACGGACGGATTGCTGACATCTGCAAAACGGGCTTCATCGAAGGCACCATTGTTATTCCTGAATTCGTACTGGAGGAGCTGCAGCATATTGCGGATTCATCCGATTTGCTGAAGCGTAACCGCGGACGCCGGGGGCTCGATATCCTGAATAAGATTCAGAAAGAGCTGGACGTTAAGGTGCTGATCTATGAAGGGGATTTCGAGGAAATCTCGGAGGTGGACAGCAAGCTGGTTAAGCTGGCGAAAGTGCTGCACGGCAAGGTCGTCACCAACGACTTCAACCTTAACAAGGTGTGTGAGCTGCAGGGAGTGTCAGTACTGAATATTAATGACTTGGCGAATGCAGTGAAGCCGGTGGTTCTGCCGGGCGAAGAGATCATTGTACAGGTGATAAAGGACGGCAAAGAACATGGACAAGGCGTAGCCTATCTGGACGATGGCACGATGATTGTGGTGGAGGGCGGCCGGGATTATATCGGCACTACGATGGAAGTTCTGGTGACGAGCGTACTGCAGACATCGGCAGGACGGATGATTTTTGCCAAACCGAAGCTGCTGGAAAAAGCACAATAA
- the pssA gene encoding CDP-diacylglycerol--serine O-phosphatidyltransferase produces the protein MIQKSIPSLFTIGNLMLGMFGIMMAFDGKLSMAAIMVIIAMLLDGLDGRVARALKCESEFGKELDSLSDVVSFGVAPALIMYLTSLQELNPALGWTITAIFPVFGALRLARFNVRPGIPGYFVGLPIPAAGGVLATLALFHKDVSAPFMIVATLLLSYLMVSTVKYPNFKKIGFPKKAVVGAPLVIVLAVAVAVVFPEQIAKLIFGLLALYALYGFRQSLGLFKVRRQRRRRRRTEDKVYHSKNG, from the coding sequence ATGATACAAAAATCAATTCCAAGTCTTTTTACGATTGGTAATCTGATGCTTGGAATGTTTGGTATCATGATGGCGTTTGACGGTAAGCTGAGCATGGCCGCTATCATGGTGATTATCGCGATGCTGCTCGATGGGCTGGATGGCCGTGTGGCCCGTGCGCTGAAATGTGAGAGTGAATTCGGCAAGGAGCTGGATTCATTATCCGATGTAGTTTCTTTCGGAGTAGCGCCGGCACTGATTATGTATTTGACAAGTCTGCAGGAGTTGAACCCTGCACTGGGGTGGACGATCACAGCGATCTTCCCAGTATTCGGAGCCTTGCGTCTGGCCCGGTTCAATGTCCGCCCGGGGATTCCCGGATATTTCGTAGGATTGCCGATTCCTGCTGCGGGTGGGGTTCTCGCCACGCTTGCACTTTTCCATAAGGATGTATCTGCACCATTCATGATTGTGGCTACATTGCTGCTCTCTTATCTGATGGTCAGCACTGTGAAGTATCCTAACTTCAAGAAGATTGGTTTTCCCAAAAAAGCGGTTGTAGGCGCACCTCTTGTCATAGTGCTTGCTGTAGCCGTTGCTGTTGTCTTCCCCGAGCAGATTGCCAAGCTGATCTTTGGACTGCTTGCGCTGTACGCTTTGTATGGCTTCAGGCAGAGCCTGGGACTGTTTAAGGTCCGCCGGCAACGCCGCCGCAGAAGACGCACGGAGGATAAGGTATATCATTCCAAGAACGGCTAG